One Fimbriiglobus ruber genomic window carries:
- a CDS encoding HD-GYP domain-containing protein, translating to MRCWTLQKRALLKLGPARNSRTAPNINFWEPRITTHAGPRRLILVVDDEPAIADLLRRVLEAEGHDVAIATDGEVALDQVAEHRPDLVVLDLDMPRMGGFEVCRRLKTDPGTRLLPVLVLTGTGAADARVRAWDLGADEFLTKPFPNVEVAARCRSLLRQKELVDALDSAESVMFALARAIEAKSPFTQGHSDRVARYAHALAKRLGLGACEVDTLRRGAAIHDIGKISTPDAVLDKPGRLTPDEYELIKRHPADGARIVEPLRSARDLIPLIRWHHERVDGKGYPDGLAGSQLPLIVRVLAVADVYDALASDRPYRVAMPHARCREVMVADAAGGGLDPELVRTFFEAVTQPE from the coding sequence GTGAGGTGTTGGACGCTACAGAAGCGGGCACTTCTAAAGCTGGGACCGGCCCGCAACTCGCGGACCGCGCCGAACATTAACTTCTGGGAGCCGCGCATCACCACGCACGCCGGACCGCGCCGCCTGATCCTGGTCGTGGACGATGAGCCCGCGATCGCCGACCTGCTCCGCCGGGTGCTGGAGGCAGAGGGGCACGACGTGGCGATCGCCACCGACGGCGAGGTCGCGCTGGACCAGGTGGCCGAGCATCGCCCAGACTTGGTGGTTCTGGACCTCGACATGCCCCGGATGGGCGGGTTCGAGGTGTGCCGCCGGCTCAAGACCGACCCGGGCACGCGCCTGTTACCGGTCCTGGTGCTGACTGGTACTGGGGCCGCCGACGCCCGCGTGCGAGCCTGGGATCTCGGGGCCGATGAGTTCCTGACCAAGCCGTTCCCGAACGTGGAGGTCGCGGCCCGGTGCCGGTCCCTACTGCGGCAGAAGGAGCTAGTGGACGCCCTCGACTCGGCCGAGTCCGTGATGTTTGCCCTGGCCCGGGCCATCGAGGCGAAGTCCCCCTTCACTCAGGGCCACTCGGACCGGGTAGCCCGATACGCCCACGCCTTGGCGAAGCGACTCGGGCTCGGTGCATGCGAGGTCGATACCTTGCGCCGAGGGGCCGCCATCCACGACATCGGGAAGATCAGCACCCCGGATGCCGTGCTCGACAAACCCGGTCGGCTGACGCCCGACGAGTACGAATTGATCAAGCGGCACCCGGCGGACGGGGCCCGCATCGTTGAGCCGCTCCGCTCGGCCCGGGATCTGATCCCACTGATCCGGTGGCACCACGAGCGGGTGGATGGGAAGGGATACCCGGACGGCCTTGCGGGCAGCCAGCTCCCGCTCATCGTTCGGGTTCTGGCGGTGGCCGACGTGTATGACGCTTTGGCGAGCGACCGACCGTATCGCGTGGCCATGCCGCACGCACGGTGCCGGGAGGTGATGGTCGCCGACGCAGCCGGGGGCGGACTCGATCCAGAACTGGTGCGGACGTTCTTCGAGGCCGTTACGCAGCCGGAATGA
- a CDS encoding helix-turn-helix transcriptional regulator — MTVSSENQFYLELGIIKGWALFFEKEIPERVKQAIRQLEDLGLGVIGKSEEQLREEVEAQSYLLNDALNDIEDLKQLGSFNTRLADNPEFKREVRPEIKEERDQAWEEPEQTVTAKAPQKSTSISDDQVEEIRRLAESMTDEEIGTHLGVSRDTVIRFRAKHGIEKNRGPREGVPRSNYQWEPWQKQKLIEMKQAGASYAEIGKAIGKTASQCSGIWFWEKKKLEKRGEPNSSDQELDRPMEETSVDGGVTAISPAARWKPSPLSPDDWSDIQKMLVSGQSRESIASDYDIPVEDLDAFVASHLKRAEAKSPLGEARALSTVGSAT, encoded by the coding sequence GTGACAGTTTCCAGCGAAAATCAGTTTTACCTCGAACTCGGCATCATCAAGGGCTGGGCACTCTTCTTCGAGAAAGAAATTCCTGAGCGGGTTAAGCAGGCGATTAGGCAGCTCGAAGACCTTGGGCTTGGCGTGATCGGGAAAAGCGAGGAGCAACTCCGTGAGGAGGTCGAGGCCCAGTCCTACCTGTTGAATGATGCCCTCAATGACATTGAGGACCTGAAGCAGCTCGGGTCGTTCAACACCAGGCTCGCAGACAATCCTGAATTCAAGCGGGAAGTCCGCCCGGAGATCAAGGAGGAGCGGGACCAAGCGTGGGAGGAGCCCGAACAGACAGTAACGGCCAAGGCACCTCAAAAGTCGACTTCCATCTCAGATGACCAAGTCGAGGAGATTCGCCGCTTGGCTGAGAGCATGACGGACGAGGAGATCGGAACGCACCTCGGTGTCAGTCGTGACACCGTTATCCGTTTCCGTGCAAAGCACGGGATCGAAAAGAACCGCGGACCCCGGGAAGGTGTTCCTCGTTCAAACTACCAGTGGGAGCCTTGGCAGAAGCAGAAACTGATCGAGATGAAGCAGGCGGGGGCATCCTACGCGGAAATCGGAAAGGCGATCGGCAAAACTGCGAGCCAGTGTAGCGGTATCTGGTTTTGGGAGAAGAAAAAGCTGGAGAAGCGTGGGGAACCGAATAGCTCCGACCAGGAACTTGACCGCCCGATGGAAGAAACCTCAGTAGACGGTGGAGTAACCGCGATTAGCCCCGCCGCTCGCTGGAAGCCTTCACCACTCTCTCCAGATGACTGGTCCGACATTCAGAAGATGCTAGTCAGCGGCCAGAGCCGGGAGTCCATTGCCAGCGACTACGACATACCCGTCGAGGACCTGGATGCGTTCGTCGCCAGCCATCTCAAACGAGCGGAGGCAAAGTCTCCCTTGGGGGAAGCCCGGGCGCTGTCCACGGTGGGCAGCGCGACATAG
- a CDS encoding J domain-containing protein has protein sequence MVQQAFTGFVALPSNSPWDVLGLKAGANRSEVEVAYREKAKSCHPDRPSGSHEQMARLNAARDVLLRRVG, from the coding sequence ATGGTGCAACAGGCGTTTACCGGCTTCGTCGCGTTGCCCAGTAATTCGCCGTGGGACGTTTTGGGTCTGAAGGCAGGGGCAAATCGATCGGAAGTCGAAGTCGCTTATCGCGAGAAGGCCAAAAGTTGTCATCCCGACAGGCCCAGCGGCAGCCACGAACAGATGGCTCGACTGAACGCGGCTCGGGACGTGTTGCTGAGGAGAGTGGGATGA
- a CDS encoding DEAD/DEAH box helicase family protein: protein MSQVQYCLQFPSIPPTNESELTHVPVMAKSKSTPSLFDSELPPEERSRTFAERFTPPSAKPFTEKVRSSRPSLFDAVNDEPEIREEPLALPPPAQPVPPRPVPTVAAGPMGKAKDLLAAIKTLKKLERLRCIPDDGEREVLSRFCGFGPVALHIFPDPVTGKYKDGWEQIGEELRGLLTPEEYASVKRTTFSQFFTSPVVMAAMHEGLARLGVAPGATVLEPGAGIGRFMNQGDYAYIGVELDSITGRIARLLHPKADIRIESVQDTRLPQLDAVIGNVPFADVKLEHNGQRFSLHDYCFAKSVDSLKPGGVLALVTSHYTLDKQNTAIREYLADRADFLGAIRLPSDAFKREGTSVVTDIVFMRKRSLDEPPRHVDEWLKAEPTEIEGRSLPVNEYFNRHPEMVLGTYSGKDSLYGEGYSVLSNGDLAEQLKRAVERLPELKTPSRPDLEANSAEIPQKSALDTSKGQFVPPPPEKHISEGSFFVHDSRIHQMVDGQTVPVVYGGSELWAHGGLVGRRMGALIGLRDLARRVLQSQNEGWPESARVDARRKLNHAYDAFKSAFGPINKTTVSESKDGTQIRRMPNLAKFREDPDAMLVMALEEYDEATGEAKKAPIMQRDVVGKTPPITSVTSAEEGLLVSLDQRGAVDLPFIAQLYGKPEGTVISELGDLIYFDPQKAWQTADEYLSGNVRAKLAAAEKAGVERNIEALKAVQPEDVLPGDIDANLGAPWIPVSDIQAFATELFRVEPDSITIGHLAKDAVWSVEGDYSAERSVAVTADYGTSRANGIWLLGLALNMKSPVIYDPDPSDPDKRVVNQEATLAAKEKQRAIKEQFKSWVFSDPDRTERLVRLYNDNFNNLRPRQFDGSHLDFPGMSQALTLRQHQKDAVWRIMSGGNTLLAHAVGAGKTGACSAGAMKLKQAGLAKKSLIAVPNHLLEQFAREFQQFYPNAKLLVASKDDFTKERRKFLTAKIASGDWDAIIVTHSSFERIGMSRDFQEKFLRKQIAEYEELLCDRAKDKNRNIIKTLEKQKAAREAKLKDLLAQDKKDDGLVFDELGVDHIFIDEFQQFKNMELASKMDRVAGIQTGGSERAFDLFMKSQYLHEQHPGHGLTGASGTPVSNSMVELYTLQKYFDPEGLRDRGIEHFDAWAATFGEVVETMEISPDGQTLKPRSRFAKFVNLPELQQMFRAFSDVQTTDMLDLPRPKLEGGKAQVVACPMSDEQSEIQQKLVERYERIRSSKVDPREDNALAITTDGRKLALDARMLSPNAEDFPGSKINALVENVFAIWEKTAPTKGTQMIFSDIGVNPTAWEFSAYEEVTKKLIARGIPREQIVSIGEADSDAKKQALFEKVRNGTVRVLLGSTAKLGTGTNVQKRLVAMHHLDAPWKPAEVEQRDGRILRQGNQNEEVSIYRYVTEGSFDAYMWQALETKARFISQVMTGESGVRRAEDIGGQELSYAEVKAIASGNPAVLTLAEADAELQKLAVLRRSHADEQFLARRNLRELPQTIERLEKRLEALTADASTVAASKGMTPGTEAALGQALTQIPDEVDRRRVFPIGEYRGLAFGLERHPGGSADVYLEGRGYRTAPLSRESQGPRAVMNALNRIATTYDERIEATGKELVVVRGQLGDYEARLGRVFAHSGYMEELSGLRDRLKIALSGTPAEGEPTAGELAEKIKALRESQVVEAPMRVTPKPRAEIRRRVEEKPVEPEAPVEEAPLEEVRPPESFRRRINRGGAQQTLF from the coding sequence ATGTCACAAGTCCAGTATTGTTTGCAGTTTCCGTCGATTCCGCCTACAAATGAGAGCGAACTAACTCATGTCCCTGTGATGGCAAAATCCAAGTCGACTCCGTCGCTTTTTGATTCCGAATTACCTCCGGAAGAACGGTCTCGCACGTTTGCTGAACGGTTTACGCCTCCCTCTGCCAAGCCATTCACGGAAAAGGTCCGGTCTTCCAGGCCCAGCCTGTTCGATGCGGTGAATGACGAACCGGAGATCCGCGAGGAACCGCTCGCGCTGCCGCCGCCCGCACAGCCAGTGCCACCTCGTCCAGTGCCAACCGTGGCCGCCGGCCCAATGGGCAAAGCAAAGGATCTTCTCGCCGCGATCAAGACGCTGAAGAAACTCGAACGCCTTCGCTGCATTCCCGACGACGGCGAACGCGAGGTGTTGTCCAGGTTTTGTGGGTTCGGACCCGTCGCTTTGCACATCTTCCCTGACCCCGTTACCGGTAAGTACAAGGACGGCTGGGAGCAGATCGGCGAGGAACTCCGTGGGTTACTGACGCCCGAGGAATACGCTTCGGTCAAGAGAACCACGTTCAGCCAGTTCTTCACTTCTCCGGTCGTCATGGCGGCCATGCACGAGGGATTGGCCCGGTTAGGGGTTGCCCCCGGCGCGACGGTGCTGGAGCCTGGGGCTGGGATCGGCCGGTTCATGAACCAAGGGGATTACGCGTACATCGGCGTGGAACTCGACTCGATTACGGGGAGAATCGCGAGGTTGCTCCATCCCAAGGCCGATATCCGAATCGAGAGCGTTCAGGACACCAGGTTACCGCAACTCGATGCCGTCATTGGTAACGTCCCATTCGCCGACGTGAAGCTGGAACACAACGGGCAGCGGTTTTCCCTTCACGATTACTGCTTTGCCAAGTCAGTGGACTCACTGAAACCGGGTGGCGTGTTGGCGCTCGTCACCTCGCACTACACGCTGGATAAGCAGAACACGGCGATTCGCGAGTACCTTGCAGACCGAGCCGACTTCCTTGGGGCGATTCGGTTGCCGAGCGACGCCTTCAAGCGGGAAGGGACTTCCGTCGTCACGGACATCGTTTTTATGCGTAAACGAAGTTTAGATGAACCCCCAAGGCACGTTGACGAGTGGCTGAAGGCCGAGCCGACCGAGATCGAGGGTCGCTCGCTGCCGGTCAACGAATATTTCAATCGGCATCCGGAAATGGTGCTGGGGACGTATAGCGGGAAGGATTCTCTTTACGGAGAAGGCTATTCGGTCCTCTCAAACGGCGACCTGGCTGAGCAGTTGAAGCGTGCGGTAGAGCGGTTGCCGGAGCTTAAAACCCCATCTCGACCCGATTTAGAGGCGAATTCTGCGGAAATCCCGCAAAAATCGGCCTTAGATACCTCGAAAGGCCAGTTTGTCCCTCCTCCTCCTGAAAAGCACATCTCCGAAGGCTCATTTTTCGTTCACGATTCTCGAATCCATCAGATGGTTGATGGGCAGACGGTTCCCGTGGTGTACGGCGGCTCCGAGCTTTGGGCGCACGGGGGATTGGTCGGACGGAGGATGGGTGCTCTCATCGGCCTCCGCGATCTCGCCAGGCGGGTTCTCCAGTCCCAGAACGAGGGCTGGCCGGAGTCCGCAAGGGTAGATGCCAGGAGGAAGCTGAACCACGCTTACGACGCCTTTAAATCCGCTTTTGGCCCCATCAACAAAACGACCGTTTCGGAAAGCAAGGACGGTACACAGATCCGCCGCATGCCCAATCTGGCCAAGTTCCGCGAGGACCCCGACGCCATGCTCGTCATGGCCCTGGAGGAATACGACGAGGCCACGGGTGAGGCGAAGAAGGCTCCCATCATGCAGCGGGACGTGGTCGGGAAGACGCCTCCGATCACGTCAGTCACGTCAGCCGAGGAAGGGCTTCTCGTTTCCCTCGATCAACGCGGGGCGGTTGACCTTCCCTTTATCGCACAGCTTTACGGGAAGCCTGAGGGGACGGTCATCTCCGAACTTGGCGACCTGATCTACTTCGACCCTCAAAAGGCCTGGCAAACGGCGGACGAGTACCTGTCGGGGAACGTAAGAGCCAAGTTGGCCGCTGCTGAGAAAGCCGGGGTCGAGCGGAACATCGAAGCACTGAAGGCCGTTCAACCGGAGGACGTGCTACCGGGTGATATCGACGCCAACTTGGGAGCGCCGTGGATTCCCGTCTCTGACATTCAGGCCTTTGCGACCGAGTTGTTCCGCGTGGAGCCAGATTCGATCACCATCGGGCATCTGGCCAAGGATGCCGTCTGGAGCGTTGAGGGAGACTATTCTGCGGAGCGGTCGGTTGCTGTTACGGCGGATTACGGGACTTCACGAGCCAACGGCATTTGGTTGCTCGGGCTCGCGCTCAACATGAAGTCGCCTGTCATTTACGACCCCGATCCTTCGGACCCGGACAAGCGGGTGGTGAACCAGGAAGCGACACTCGCTGCGAAGGAAAAACAGCGGGCCATCAAGGAGCAATTCAAAAGCTGGGTATTCTCTGATCCCGACAGAACGGAGCGTTTGGTTCGGCTTTACAACGACAACTTCAACAACTTACGGCCGAGACAGTTCGACGGGTCGCACCTGGATTTCCCAGGGATGTCGCAGGCTCTCACGCTCCGCCAGCATCAAAAAGACGCGGTATGGCGGATCATGTCTGGAGGAAATACCCTTTTAGCTCATGCGGTTGGGGCCGGTAAGACCGGGGCATGCTCCGCGGGCGCGATGAAGCTGAAACAAGCAGGCTTGGCGAAGAAAAGTTTGATCGCCGTCCCGAACCACTTATTGGAGCAGTTCGCCCGAGAGTTCCAGCAGTTCTACCCCAACGCGAAGCTCTTGGTTGCGAGTAAAGACGACTTCACCAAAGAGCGGAGGAAGTTTCTCACGGCGAAGATCGCATCAGGGGATTGGGATGCGATTATCGTGACTCATTCGAGTTTTGAGAGAATTGGAATGTCCCGGGATTTTCAGGAGAAGTTCCTGCGGAAGCAGATTGCTGAATACGAGGAGTTGCTGTGTGACCGCGCGAAGGACAAGAATCGGAACATCATCAAGACACTCGAAAAACAGAAAGCAGCAAGAGAAGCCAAGTTGAAGGATTTACTTGCCCAGGACAAAAAAGATGATGGCTTGGTGTTCGATGAGCTCGGGGTTGACCACATATTTATTGATGAATTTCAACAGTTTAAGAACATGGAGCTTGCCTCGAAGATGGATCGTGTCGCGGGGATTCAGACAGGTGGTTCTGAACGTGCTTTCGACCTGTTCATGAAATCGCAGTACCTCCACGAGCAGCATCCTGGACACGGCCTTACTGGTGCTTCTGGAACTCCAGTCAGTAACTCGATGGTCGAACTCTACACCCTCCAAAAATACTTCGATCCCGAGGGATTACGTGATCGGGGTATCGAACACTTTGACGCCTGGGCCGCCACGTTTGGGGAAGTCGTCGAGACGATGGAGATTTCGCCGGATGGGCAAACTCTGAAGCCAAGAAGTCGCTTCGCGAAGTTCGTGAATCTTCCTGAACTCCAGCAGATGTTCCGGGCGTTTTCAGACGTGCAGACTACGGACATGCTGGATTTACCACGACCCAAACTTGAAGGCGGTAAGGCCCAGGTCGTTGCGTGTCCGATGTCCGACGAGCAAAGCGAAATTCAGCAGAAGTTGGTCGAGAGATACGAACGCATCCGGAGTTCCAAGGTCGATCCCAGGGAGGACAACGCCCTGGCCATTACAACTGATGGGAGAAAGCTTGCTCTGGATGCCAGGATGCTTTCTCCGAATGCAGAGGACTTCCCCGGCTCAAAAATCAACGCGCTGGTGGAAAACGTCTTTGCAATCTGGGAGAAAACAGCGCCGACAAAGGGTACGCAGATGATCTTCTCGGACATCGGGGTGAATCCTACGGCTTGGGAGTTTTCCGCTTACGAGGAGGTCACCAAAAAGCTCATTGCGCGGGGAATTCCACGGGAACAGATCGTTTCCATTGGGGAAGCTGATTCCGACGCCAAGAAGCAGGCGTTGTTCGAGAAAGTCAGAAATGGAACGGTACGGGTTCTTCTCGGGAGTACCGCGAAGTTAGGAACAGGAACCAACGTCCAGAAACGCTTGGTTGCGATGCACCACTTGGATGCCCCTTGGAAGCCGGCAGAAGTGGAACAGAGGGACGGGAGAATCCTCCGCCAGGGAAATCAGAATGAAGAGGTTTCGATCTACCGTTACGTCACTGAGGGAAGCTTCGACGCGTATATGTGGCAAGCGTTAGAAACAAAAGCACGCTTCATTTCTCAAGTAATGACAGGGGAATCTGGGGTTCGTAGAGCAGAGGACATCGGGGGACAAGAATTGAGTTACGCCGAGGTGAAGGCGATTGCTTCAGGAAATCCGGCGGTGCTGACTCTTGCAGAGGCAGACGCGGAGCTTCAGAAACTCGCGGTTCTTCGGCGATCGCATGCGGATGAGCAGTTCCTTGCAAGAAGAAACCTCCGGGAGCTTCCCCAGACGATTGAGAGGCTTGAGAAACGGCTGGAGGCGTTGACCGCAGATGCTTCGACGGTTGCCGCTTCAAAAGGGATGACGCCAGGAACCGAAGCGGCTCTCGGCCAGGCGTTGACCCAGATACCGGATGAAGTGGACCGGAGGAGGGTGTTTCCCATTGGAGAATACCGAGGTCTTGCGTTTGGGCTGGAACGACATCCAGGGGGATCGGCTGATGTTTACTTGGAGGGAAGAGGATACCGTACCGCGCCGTTGTCGAGGGAATCGCAAGGCCCACGAGCAGTAATGAACGCGCTGAACCGAATCGCCACAACTTACGACGAGCGGATCGAAGCCACGGGGAAAGAGCTTGTCGTGGTGCGAGGGCAGCTTGGGGATTACGAAGCACGACTGGGGAGGGTGTTTGCTCACTCAGGGTACATGGAAGAGCTTTCAGGGTTGCGGGATCGGCTGAAAATCGCGCTGTCAGGAACGCCGGCGGAGGGAGAACCGACAGCGGGAGAGTTGGCGGAGAAGATCAAGGCACTTCGGGAATCGCAAGTTGTGGAAGCACCTATGAGAGTAACGCCGAAGCCAAGAGCGGAAATTCGGAGACGGGTGGAGGAGAAGCCGGTGGAACCAGAGGCGCCGGTTGAGGAAGCCCCGCTTGAGGAGGTTCGTCCGCCGGAATCATTCCGCAGGAGGATCAATCGAGGTGGGGCACAGCAGACGCTGTTTTAG
- a CDS encoding hybrid sensor histidine kinase/response regulator, whose translation MKPQDASTPEIPSQRLNLSEDARGMSANMAAVVEWADDAIFSETLDGVLTSWNPAAGRLYGWTASEAIGRHESFLVPPEKANELDGITTRLSAGKHAEHFETVRIHRDGERIDVAVTFSPILDTDGRLVGISDIGRDICQRKRAERTLQRNEERYRTLIESIPALVFMYDATGKPLLYNRRWYEYTGQTPKDVAADNWHDALHPDDVAGAIAAWDRCKSSRDPYAIEYRLRRADGVYRWFLSQGTALESTEGTEWVGISTDIDDRRGMEESLTSTESRYRRLFEAAQDGILIVDAVSRQVFDVNPFLANLLGYRHDELLGKELWEIGLFRDVESNKAAFRTLQEKGYIRYDDLPLATKDGRPIQVEFVSNVYDVGRDRVIQCNIRDITERKRTEDVLWMRNRVIGAVTQGILITDPKQPDNPIVYASPGFVQMTGYKVGEVLGRNCRFLQGKDTDLEAVARVREAVRAGEPCTVEVLNYQKNGTPFWNELSVSPVRDETGILTHFVGVQVNVTERKKLEEKFRHVQKMEAIGQLAGGVAHDFNNLLTIINGYSEILLQSLPLDDPSRHMVTQIFKAGERSAGLTRQLLAFSRQQVLAPRVLVLNEIVTDTEQMLRRLLGEDVRLTTTLTPNLWAVRADPGQVEQVLMNLAVNAQDAMPTGGRLTIETRNVELDESYVQAHPEARSGPFALLSVTDTGNGIPPDVIARIFEPFFTTKEVGKGTGLGLATVYGIVKQSGGHVGVYSEVGVGTTFKVYLPRAERLPSGSMIARGLRVSPRGAETILLVEDDHGVRGLTRHVLSECGYTVLEAAEGDDAVRLATGRAAPIHLLITDVVMPGPGGLLVAERVTQRHPEVRVLFVSGYTDDAVIRHGILREGVNFLQKPFSPVALTFKVREVLDATEAGTSKAGTGPQLADRAEH comes from the coding sequence ATGAAACCGCAGGACGCCTCAACTCCCGAGATTCCGTCCCAAAGGCTCAACCTATCCGAGGATGCGCGGGGCATGTCGGCTAATATGGCCGCCGTCGTGGAATGGGCCGACGACGCCATCTTCTCCGAAACCCTCGACGGTGTGCTCACGAGTTGGAACCCGGCGGCCGGGCGGCTCTATGGATGGACCGCGTCCGAAGCGATCGGCCGGCACGAGTCCTTCTTGGTGCCACCGGAGAAGGCCAACGAGTTGGATGGGATCACCACCCGGCTGTCCGCCGGAAAGCACGCGGAACACTTCGAGACGGTCCGGATCCATCGGGACGGCGAGCGCATCGACGTCGCGGTGACTTTCTCCCCGATCCTGGACACGGACGGTCGGCTGGTGGGGATCTCGGACATAGGCCGCGACATCTGCCAGCGGAAGCGGGCGGAGCGGACGCTGCAACGGAACGAGGAGCGATACCGGACACTGATCGAGTCGATCCCCGCTCTGGTGTTTATGTACGACGCCACCGGGAAGCCACTGCTGTACAACCGCCGGTGGTACGAGTACACCGGTCAGACCCCAAAAGACGTTGCGGCCGACAACTGGCACGACGCCCTCCATCCCGACGATGTGGCGGGAGCGATCGCCGCCTGGGACCGGTGCAAGTCGAGCCGCGATCCATACGCCATCGAGTATCGATTGCGCCGGGCCGACGGGGTCTACCGGTGGTTCCTCTCTCAGGGGACGGCACTGGAAAGCACCGAGGGGACGGAGTGGGTCGGGATCTCCACCGACATCGACGACCGGAGGGGAATGGAAGAGTCCCTGACGTCCACCGAATCCAGATATCGGCGGCTGTTCGAGGCGGCCCAGGACGGGATTTTGATCGTCGACGCGGTGTCGCGTCAGGTGTTCGACGTGAATCCGTTCCTCGCGAACCTACTCGGCTACCGTCACGATGAGCTGCTAGGTAAGGAGTTATGGGAGATCGGCCTATTCCGGGACGTCGAATCGAACAAGGCGGCGTTCCGGACGCTCCAGGAGAAGGGCTACATTCGGTACGACGACCTCCCGCTCGCGACTAAGGACGGGCGCCCCATCCAAGTGGAATTCGTCAGTAATGTGTACGACGTGGGCCGGGATCGGGTGATCCAGTGTAACATCCGCGACATCACTGAGCGGAAACGCACGGAAGACGTCCTTTGGATGCGGAACCGAGTGATCGGGGCAGTGACCCAGGGCATCCTGATCACCGACCCGAAGCAGCCCGACAACCCGATCGTATACGCAAGTCCCGGTTTCGTGCAGATGACCGGGTACAAAGTCGGCGAGGTCCTCGGGCGCAACTGCCGATTCCTCCAGGGCAAGGATACAGACCTTGAGGCGGTGGCCCGGGTGCGCGAAGCGGTCCGTGCTGGGGAGCCGTGTACGGTCGAAGTGCTGAACTACCAGAAAAACGGGACACCGTTCTGGAACGAACTATCGGTCTCTCCGGTCCGTGATGAGACGGGGATTCTGACGCACTTCGTGGGCGTGCAGGTGAACGTGACCGAGCGGAAGAAACTAGAGGAGAAGTTTCGACATGTCCAGAAGATGGAGGCCATCGGCCAACTTGCCGGCGGCGTCGCGCACGATTTCAACAATCTGCTCACTATCATCAATGGGTACAGCGAGATTCTCCTCCAGTCTCTTCCGCTGGACGACCCGTCACGGCATATGGTCACCCAGATTTTCAAGGCCGGCGAGCGGTCGGCCGGGCTGACCCGCCAACTCCTCGCGTTCAGTCGGCAGCAGGTGCTGGCCCCGCGTGTCCTTGTCCTCAACGAGATTGTGACCGACACCGAGCAGATGCTCCGCCGCCTGCTCGGGGAAGATGTCCGGCTTACTACGACCCTGACCCCCAACCTGTGGGCGGTCCGCGCCGACCCCGGTCAGGTCGAGCAGGTACTGATGAACCTGGCGGTCAACGCCCAGGACGCAATGCCGACAGGTGGGCGGCTCACGATCGAGACCCGGAACGTGGAACTGGACGAGTCCTACGTGCAGGCGCATCCGGAGGCTCGCTCTGGCCCTTTCGCACTCTTAAGCGTGACGGATACAGGCAACGGGATCCCACCCGATGTTATTGCTCGCATCTTCGAGCCATTCTTCACGACCAAGGAGGTCGGAAAGGGGACTGGGCTCGGTCTGGCCACCGTGTACGGGATCGTGAAGCAGAGTGGCGGGCATGTGGGCGTATATTCCGAAGTCGGGGTCGGGACCACGTTCAAGGTCTACCTGCCCCGGGCGGAGCGACTGCCCAGCGGGTCAATGATCGCTCGTGGGCTCCGAGTCTCGCCGCGAGGTGCGGAAACGATCCTCCTGGTCGAAGACGACCACGGGGTTCGCGGCCTGACCCGTCATGTGCTGAGCGAGTGCGGGTACACCGTCCTCGAAGCGGCGGAAGGGGACGATGCGGTGAGACTGGCGACGGGCCGCGCTGCCCCCATCCACCTGCTGATCACCGACGTAGTGATGCCCGGTCCGGGTGGGCTGCTCGTAGCGGAGCGCGTGACTCAGCGACACCCCGAAGTGCGGGTGCTCTTCGTGTCAGGGTACACCGACGACGCGGTCATCCGCCACGGGATTCTTCGAGAGGGGGTAAACTTCCTCCAGAAGCCATTCTCCCCCGTCGCTCTCACGTTCAAGGTACGTGAGGTGTTGGACGCTACAGAAGCGGGCACTTCTAAAGCTGGGACCGGCCCGCAACTCGCGGACCGCGCCGAACATTAA